The segment AGCTGGAagtaaagaagaacaagaagaaaaaaaaggaaaaacctATAAAATGTACGTTACAAAAGActattgttgaaaaaggTATTGGTATCAAGGATGTAAGGGACATGACGCAATACTTGTTACAAGCTGAAAACAACTCTCCAAAGTGGATAGATATTAGTAATAGGTCCAGCTTACAGAAAATGATTGTTCTATTTATTGCAGGTTTACAACCAagtgattttgaaaatggcacaaatatcttcaatgaaattAATGATAGCAAGTTCAAATACATTCCTGAGGAAGTTGCTGCCAAATTCCATACATTTCCTGTTATGGCACCAGGTTCCAAGATGACACTATTTTCACCATACAATTCATTCATCAATGTTGGATTATCcaaattagaaaaaataaataaattgaaggagctgcaaaaaaagaagaaaattactATCAACGATTTAATTTTATCCGAACAACAGTTAATAGCGAATGATTACCCACTAGATTCTGCAGACACGAACAATGCAGGTTGGGTAAAAACTGTCGAGTTTGCTCATGAGGGCTCACACATCTTTGCACTAGACTGTGAAATGTGTCTCTCAGAACAAGGTTTAGTTCTCACTAGGATATCTCTAGTTaattttgataatgaagTCATCTACGAAGAATTAGTAAAGCCTGATGTTCCTATAGTGGACTACTTGACACGGTACAGTGGGATAACTGAAGAGAAGCTGGCAGTTGGTGCTAAGAAAACGCTGCCAGAAGTGCAAAAAGATCTTCTAAAGATAATAAGTAGTTCAGATATTTTGATTGGACATTCGTTACAAAATGACTTGAAAGTCATGAGGTTGAAGCACTCATTGATCGTGGATACGGCTATTATATATCATCATAAAGCTGGTGATCCTTTCAAACCCAGCTTAAAATACTTGAGTGAAAcctttttgaataaaattattcaaaacgGTGAACATGATTCCGTTGAAGATGCAAGGGCTTGTCTTGAATTGACAAAACTGAAAATCTTGAACGGATTAGCATTTGGAATAGGAATCAATACAGAGAATTTGTTCACTAAATTACACCGTTTTGAAGTGAAGACTATGCTTCTCAACGATATGATCGTCAAGAATCACACTGAGGACGATTCCAAGGGCCACTTGATACGTTgtattgaagatgatgagaCATGGACGCATATTCATGAGAATTTAAATAAATATTTTAAGCTTATTGTAGGGAGATTGAAGAACCTGGAGAGATCACGTAATTATATTAAAAAGCCACGGAAGAGTTCTGATTCTTTGGATGCATCTTTAGTTCTTCAAGATATTGGACAAAATATAACAAAGTTGTACGAGAATGCCACACCAGGTACCATGATATTGATCATGTCAGGTACAGGGGATACAAGACCATGGAACAGTCTCTCCACAGAGTTAGAGATCATTCAagataaaaaggaaagatttgataaaagaCGTGAAAAGGAACCTGAGATAGTAAAAGCTATAAAGTTAGCCCGAGATGGTGTAGCATCATTTACTGTAaaataattatatatatatatatatatatatatatatgcattatattttctcatttatttcatttcaaCATCCTTACTCTCCTCTGGTTTCTCATTGTTCACTCCAGTGGATAACCCAGGGATGGCTTCACTATTACCAACAGCACCTCTTATATCATCCACACTAAGAGCTTCACTTCCTTGGTTAGTAGAAGGAGCACCACTGGGGTTACTCTTATCTCCTTTAATGTGCGATGAGTTTGACAATTCTTTCGATATCGTTCTATCAAATTGTTTCAAGTTTAATATATCTTCACAATTGTCTTTCTGTAAATttttctcatcttcttgGTTCTTTAACCATGTCTTATATCTGAATGGGTATTTCTCCAAGTTATTTTCCAAGCTTCCATGTTGCTGTTGTGGTTGCGGCACATTAGAGCTTATTTTAGATGGTTGGTACCAATCATACCTCCAGGATTCCCCACTTGTAGAGCTGCCATAGTACGACACCTTATTGGCCTTAAGAATTAACGTCTGAGAGTCCATACCTTTGTCTCTTGCTGGTGTCGCCTTTTCGTCCTCAACGTAGATTTTATCGCCTTGTTCATTAGTGAACCAGTGAATAATTTCATTTCGCGGCGATGGTTTTTAAAAGAGCTTTTAAGAGGATAGCAACAGGTAAACactagaaaagaaaagagaagtaGAACAAGAGTATTAAACGATATGGTAAAGCAGCAGGGTCCTGGAAAAACCAACTTGACCAACGAAGATGAAGCTTATGAAGCAATCTTTGGGGGTGAGTTTGGCTCCTTGGAAATTGGATCTTATATTGGTGGAAATGAAGGAGCAAACACTAAGGACTATACAGAGCATTTACCAGATGCTGTAGATtttgaagacgaagatgaacttgctgatgatgatgatctACCAGAAGAAACGGATTCTAACTTGCATCCAAGTATGATAACTATGAATGCGTACGATGATAACAACCAAAATGGTGGCATAATGGGTATTGATGCAAATAGTTTGAATCTACAACTGCCTGAGATTAATGATGGCTTATCTCAACAGTTCATCTTGGAGGATGAAGTGGGTACTCCTGCAACGAGCAATGCATTGTTCATGGGGATGGACGCAAATGAAATACATCTCGTTACTGAAACAGGCGTTCTCGATGGCGGTGGTGCAAATGAAGTCAGGAATCCACAACTCTCCATTGGCGACGTTGAAGCAAATAATATGATAGTCAATGATGGGTTTTCCATTGAATCAGAGATATTAGATaataaacataaaaaaCCCACCAAACTAGATTTGATAAACCACGAAAAGTATCTTCTAAAGAAATACTTTcctgattttgaaaagggcAAAACCTTAAAATGGAACAAATTAATTTATAGAAGATTGGCACCTTATCATTGGCATAGGGATGCCTCTAGGTTGAAGAAACCATTTATgcctttgaatttgaagttAAAAATCCAACAGGATGACAAGAGGCTATTTAACTCAAGGACAACGTCTTACCTCGCTCCTATTTATCAGGGAAAAAATAACTTACCTCAAGATAATCCTTCTGCATCCCGAAGAGGTTTGATACAGGTTTCCATTGATGAGCTTTTTCCCGTCAGACAGCAACAAAAGAAACGGAAAATTATTCACGATGAGAAGATAATATCTGAAGATTTATTAATTGCTACTGATGATTGggaccaagaaaaaatcatcgATCAGGATAGCTCATCAACAATAATATCAGTAGAGGCGTCCATAACACCCAACTTGAACGCATCTAGCGGTTTTAAGTTGAAGAGTTTGGTTGAAGATGTTGCCGAAGATTGGCAATGGGATGAAGATATGATTATAGATGCCAACTTGAAGGAGTCTAAACGTGCTGAATTAAACATGAATGACGAAAAATTATTACTGATGGTCGAGAACACAAATAGTGTAGTGCAGCAAAAGCAACAACTGGGTAGTGATAACCTAATACTTCCTATTAATGAAACCATTATACAACATAAATTCAATTTAtctaatgatgataaatatcagattctgaaaaaaacGCATCAAACTAAAGTTCGTTCCACCATATCGAACTTAAATATTCAGCATTCCCAACCTGCTATCAATTTACAATCTCCATTTTACAAAGTGGCTGTTCCTAGATATCAATTGAGGCATTTCCATCGTGAAAACTTCGGTTCACACATTAGACCAGGTACCAAAATTGTCTTCAGTAAACTGAAGGCGcgtaagagaaaaagagataaGGGTAAAGATGTCAAAGAATCGTTTTCTACATCTCAAGATCTGACTATTGGTGATACTGCACCCGTTTATTTAATGGAGTATTCCGAGCAAACACCAGTAGCGCTATCTAAATTTGGTATGGCAAACAAATTGATTAACTATTATCGTAAATCCAACGAACAAGATACCTTAAGGCCCAAACTGCCTGTTGGTGAAACCCATGTTTTGGGAGTTCAAGATAAATCACCCTTTTGGAATTTTGGGTTTGTTGAACCTGGTCATATAGTTCCCACATTATACAATAACATGGTCAGGGCACCCGTTTTTAAGCATGATATTTCAGGAACAGATTTCCTTTTAATAAAAAGCTCAGGATTTGGTATAAGCAATCGATTTTACTTACGGAACATCAATCATCTTTTCACAGTAGGACAAACTTTTCCCGTCGAGGAGATTCCTGGACctaattcaagaaaagttaCATCAATGAAGGCTACAAGGTTAAAAATGATTATTTATAGAATCTTGAATCATAATCATAGCAAAGCGATTTCTATTGATCCTATTGCAAAGCATTTTCCCGACCAAGATTATGGGCAAAACAGACAAAAAGTAAAGGAATTTATGAAATATCAAAGGGATGGCCCCGAGAAAGGTCTGTGGAGGCttaaagatgatgaaaaattgttaGATAATGAGGCAGTAAAAAGCCTAATTACCCCCGAGCAAATCAGTCAGGTTGAATCGATGAGCCAAGGTTTACAATTTCAAGAAGATAACGAAGCATTTAATTTTGATTCTAAGCTAAAATCCTTGGAAGAAAACCTGCTTCTATGGAACAtcacaaaaaatttcataaaTTCTACACAAATGCGGGCTATGATCCAAATACATGGTGTGGGTGACCCAACAGGCTGCGGAGAAGGGTTTTCGTTTTTAAAAACGTCAATGAAAGGTGGGTTTGTTAAATCTGGTTCACCTCCTGGTAATAACAATAGTGCACACAAAAAAGGTACCAGTACACATAGCTATAACGTGGCTCAACAGCAAAAGGCCtacgatgaagaaattgccAAGACCTGGTATACGCACACAAAATCGTTGAGCATAAGCAACCCTTTTGAGGAGATGAACAATCCTGATGAGATAAATCAGACCAATAAGCATGTTAAGACAGAGAGAGATgataagaaaattttgaagatagtaaggaagaaaagagatgAAAACGGTATCATTCAAAGGCAGACAATCTTCATAAGAGACCCTAGAGTCATCCAGGGGTACATGAAAATTAAAGAGCAGGATAAGGAAGACGTCAACAAACtattagaagaagatacctcaaagataaataatataGAAGAACTtgagaaacagaaaaaactATTGCAATTAGAGCTAGCTAATCTCGAAAAATCGCAACAGCGTAGAGCAGCAAGACAAAattcgaagaaaaataatggttCCACAAAGATAGAAAATTCTGTGGGTAATGGTAACGACTTTCCCAGTATAGCTGATGGTAAAACAACTAGAaataaaagcaaaaataCGACAAGAAGATGCGCCACGTGTGGACAAATTGGCCACATCAGAACAAATAAATCATGTCCAATGTATAGTAGCAAAGATGACCCTGTTTCACCTAAATAGGTTCATTTTATTGATATATCGCtgaaatattatttgtAAAGCTTTTGGTATGATATAACAATAATGGCACGTTTGTACACCATGTTCTTAAACACTGGCAATAACTCGCACGATTGTTGCTTAAGTACTAATTTTGAAtcatcaaagaaatcacACTTTGATGTGTCCTTTTTTACAATAGAAAAGAGATGCATTTTAATTCATTACAGATGGTACATTGATCTTAATAAACTGTGAAAACCATAATTTATAGTATGTTTAAAGATCACATAGTTAACTCATTAAGAAATGAGTTGTTGTAATGTTCTTCAACATCTTTTCTCTCTCTCTCCGTCGTTTTCTTATTCTCCAAATGGGAACTTTACTTTATTCCCAACTACTCGCTATAACAGtgtatttctcttttgacaaaagaaaaactatcaTTTGCTAAAATATGAGATTTAAGTTTATAACAGGCGGGTTTGCTTTCTTCACTTAGGAGCCTCTTTCTTTATCTATATGACTTTGTGACGCACACAAAAGTATGACGCTGTCCTTAGTCCTTTTAGTGTTAGTAATATTCTGCGAGAAGTTATTTAAAGTGAAATCTAAAATCTGAAATCGCaattaaacaaaagatgGCACATACCTAAAAGTCAGAGAAGGTTAAAATGGTTGACCATTTATCAAGAGTGAATTTACGCTCTTCCTCCTTAACTGCCCCAATTCTCGAAGCTGTTCAAGAAGCTGAGCCTTTTGAAGAAGCTACTTTTTCTAACTTGCAAAAGATACACCCTTTAACAGAAAACTCAACCTGTAACGGCTATGCTCTATATGATGTAGATGGAAATTTGAAACCCATGAAAGATACATTCGGTAGAAATATATGTACACCCGACAATTCGAACCCAACAAGAGCAAGAGACGAAAGACCATTGGACACAATACGCGGATTTGAGTACTCTATTACAAAAGACCCCCGCTGGTTACAAGAACTGGAAACATTTAAATATGGGTTTAAAGCCAGACCCGGATTTTCTGCCATTAATCGAGACTCGCAAGCTTCAGTAAATTTATCTCAATTGGAAGAGAAAGTTatagaaaatcaaaaaaaagaaaagaaaaatcatataACATGGGTTTCTCGGTTACTTTGCGGGTGAACTACATAGacaatatgaaaaaataggTAAATGAGCTCTTGATGTTTAAATTCATATATTCCTTATTTTAATTTCTATGGACCTGTCCGGGCACGTAGAAAAACAGatttaaaaaattttcatgCTCATCTCATCGCTTTGATTAAATAACTTACATCCACATATATCTATTGCAActcaatttcaaaacttaCATATCATTGAGGTAGACATAATTAAGGAAAGCATGGCGAAATTTCAGAGGAAAAGAAGTAAGGCTCTTGGGTCATCTCTAGAGATGTCCCAGATAATGGATGCAGGCGcaaacaaaattaaaagaagaataagaGATTTAGAAAGAttactaaaaaagaaaaaggataTATTGCCCTCCACTGTGataatagaaaaagaaagaaatttgcAAGCTTTACGGTTAGAATTGCAGAATAACGAACTcaagaataaaatcaaagcCAATGctaaaaaatatcatatgGTGagattctttgaaaagaaaaaaggattaagaaaatatcaCAGATtactaaagaaaataaatgaatcTGGAACAGAAGATAAGGATCTACAGGAAAAATTGAGGGCCACTAAAATTGAACTATGTTACGTGATAAATTTTCCCAAAACTGAGAAGTACATAGCATTATACCCAAATGATACACCATCTACAGACCCAAAGGGTGTAGAATTGACGAATATCAGAAGAGAACAATTTTTAAAGTTAGTAGCtaaaaaaatggatgaAAACGCTCTACAGGTAtcctttgaagaaattctaATGGGTAAGAAATTGGATGAAGATTCTATTGGATTAACATTATCACCAAAAGAAGACCATAAGGATGAATCACACGCATCATCGATAAAGGACAGAAAAGAGCTGGAACAAGTCGAGGGacaagatgaaaaagatgacttttttgaataaaagtGTAAAATGTTCATGTATAGATTATATACTAGGATGTACATTAGGTACATATTAGCTTTTATTTCTAACAAAGTAACcgttttttgttttttttttcctaaGACATTAATTTATGGCTTAAATCGTAACGTAATCTTAAAGCATCATTAATAAGGGCAAACTGCAATTCTTCTCCACGGATTTCTTCAGGAATAAAAAGATCACAATGTATGACCACttctttattcattttcttaGGTTGACATCTTTTGATCATTAACAGTTCGTCACCCTTGTATCCAATTAAGAACCATAATTCTTTTTGCATTTTAGGAAATTTGTTACAATATACTTCAAACCCTTTATTATGCATATTTGAAGAGTGCTTACTGTAAAATGTTAACACACTGTTATCTTCCTGTTTTTTAAACTTAATAGTGTCCAAAACTGGCAGTCTTTGACAAACGCTAacaaactttttctttatattttcgTCTTCTATCATTCCTGAGGTTAATCGATTGAAAATACTCATTAATTTCTTAGAGCCAAGTCTTCCTATTTCCTCTAAGGTtaacatattttttttacttttctgtGACGATACTTCCATGAAACCTTGCTCGTTGAAAGAGTAATCTTTAAATCTTTTGAGTTGTAATCCAGGCAGTACAGTAACAGGATCATCTTCATACCAATACCCTTGTTTAATGCATTgcatcatttttatcattgtCAAAACTGTATGAAAGTATCCCAGCTCACTAGCAACATCAATATAAGCCTGTAGAATACGTAAAGATTGATCCAAAACTGATACCGTATCCTGGATGTAGTCCGCAATCGGCAAATCTACACGGCTTAAGTGAGCCTGCAGTAATAAAAATGTCTTTACATGTGGATCCCACATTGGTAATTCGAATTCATCGATGAAGGTGCTTTCAACAGAGTATCTTAATTGCTGTGACATTTCTTCGTTCATGATAATTTCACCACCTCTTACAGGTAATTCATTATATTCAATAGCCAGTGATAACCATCTCATTATTTCTTGGAAAGTCGCGTGGTCATGTATCTGTTTCAATAATTGACGTATTGTTAAATGCGAAATATAGTAGTATGATGATATACTTAAGAACGGCGTAGCAACAATGTCATTCCCATGTAATGAAACGCATTGAGATTCTTGTAAATTCTCTAATGTACTGTCTATCAAAGAGCTCAAGTGTTCACTGACGCCTGCAGTGCTAGTATCATCCTCAATATTATAGTACGTTGGATTATGATGCGCTCTACGGAACAAAAATGTCCAGCTCAAAAAATCTAAGGCTTCTTGTTTATTGCTTATACTACCAGATGTTATTTCTGCACCTAAATGATCATCTAGTACCTTATGCAAAGAAGATTCAACAGGGAAACCAACGTTGAGGAAATGCTTATAAAACATTTTCTTGGATTCTTTTGTATAAACTATGGCGGTACCTGTAGTATCATAGGCTGGTCTACCAGCTCTTCCcatcatttgaagaatatctGTTAAATCCATGTCTCTATATCCTTCAATCTTtgcatcaaaaaattgcGTACCTTTAATAATAACCAAATGAGCAGGTAAGTTAACACCCCACGCTAAGGTTGATGTGGCTATTAAAATCTGAATCTTGTTTTTCTGGAATAActgatgagaaatagaaCGATCCTTTTGCACTAAACCAGCATGATGTAACCCAATACCAAACTGTAATGATAGCTTCAGAGTGTCATCAGTAATTTGTGATAAATAATACTGCAattcttcctcatcatctatattcaaaaatctACGTGGATTATCTTCCATCCCACATAAATGAATTAAGTCTAAGGCTGTCAGCCTAGTTTGTCTACGCGATGCAACAAAGATTAAAGCTGGCTTGTCTGGTGAGTGTTGTTTGATGGCCATGAACACTGGCTtattcattgttttcatcaAGGGACAGAATGCCAAGTTATCAGGAAATCCATCGATATACATTTTCAGTGGGACTGGACGAACGCTTGAAGGAAAGTTATATAGGCCATGATCTTTAACTCCTAACCAACCAGCCATATCGTAGGCGTTGGAAACAGCCGTTGACATACCGAGCAATCTAACAGGTTGCTTCGTTTGAGAGGAAATGTAATTCATACGACTTACAATCATTTCCAAGATAGGACCACGATCACTTGCCAACAAATGAATTTCATCCATAATAATCAATGACACATCTTGTACAAATTTACGTGTTTGCCAGTTACGAGAGATACCATCAAACTTTTCTGGTGTTGTAATAACAATGGTGGCATCATGAACGTCTTTTGGGTCAGGTAGAGAGTCACCAGTCAACTCTACAACTCTATCACCAGTGACCGGTGTAATCTTTTTCCTCCAGTCATCAACCCTTTCACGCACTAACGCTTTCATTGGTGCTATATAGACAATCTTTTTACCAGGAAATGTTTTGAATGCATGCCATATAGCTAGTTCTGCCACAATCGTTTTACCGGAACCTGTGGGCGACCCAATAAAAGCATTTTCATTGGTATTGTAAAGGGTATAAAATGTCATTGTCTGCATGGGATTGAAATACTTGAAAGGATAAATTGATTCAATTAAAGAATTCTGAAGTGCAGATGTAGGTAAGGGACGTAACTTCAACAATTTAGTTTGTAATGTCTCATTGAATGGTCTGATTAAATGTTGGAAAGAGATAGCATGGGTCGACTCACAACCAATCCAAGTATCTGACAAAATTTTCACAATAACCTGTGGTGGTAACGGATCAGACAGCGGAATCATGAAGTCCATTTCATGTTCGTTGTTCAACTGCCTTCTATTCAAgataaacttttcaaaatggaGGATTTGTGACTTGTCTGattcttcaacaaagaCCCAAAAGAACTGTGCATCACCATGTATCCGTGAATCCCATACAAAGTTGGGATCCAATGTGACATGTATCCTCATCACATTTGTTGTAATCGGAAAAATCTCAGCTTCAATATTAATTTTTGGGAATCTACTCAGTACTCTATACAACTTAGATCCCGCCCTCTTATTATGCACCAACTCTCCGAGTTCTTCTGGCTCTAATTCCAAAAGATGATCCATCGATGGTTTCGTATCCTTAATACGtctgaaaatattttcagGCAAATCAAACTGACACAGAGGATGGTCAAAAGCCCAGAGTCTCTTTTCAATAGATTTACA is part of the Saccharomyces mikatae IFO 1815 strain IFO1815 genome assembly, chromosome: 16 genome and harbors:
- the RNH70 gene encoding Rnh70p (similar to Saccharomyces cerevisiae RNH70 (YGR276C); ancestral locus Anc_5.23), with amino-acid sequence MQVEGPDTNFGNDLVLGSKKRRLSKASVHGNDHVDVELEVKKNKKKKKEKPIKCTLQKTIVEKGIGIKDVRDMTQYLLQAENNSPKWIDISNRSSLQKMIVLFIAGLQPSDFENGTNIFNEINDSKFKYIPEEVAAKFHTFPVMAPGSKMTLFSPYNSFINVGLSKLEKINKLKELQKKKKITINDLILSEQQLIANDYPLDSADTNNAGWVKTVEFAHEGSHIFALDCEMCLSEQGLVLTRISLVNFDNEVIYEELVKPDVPIVDYLTRYSGITEEKLAVGAKKTLPEVQKDLLKIISSSDILIGHSLQNDLKVMRLKHSLIVDTAIIYHHKAGDPFKPSLKYLSETFLNKIIQNGEHDSVEDARACLELTKLKILNGLAFGIGINTENLFTKLHRFEVKTMLLNDMIVKNHTEDDSKGHLIRCIEDDETWTHIHENLNKYFKLIVGRLKNLERSRNYIKKPRKSSDSLDASLVLQDIGQNITKLYENATPGTMILIMSGTGDTRPWNSLSTELEIIQDKKERFDKRREKEPEIVKAIKLARDGVASFTVK
- the RTT102 gene encoding Rtt102p (similar to Saccharomyces cerevisiae RTT102 (YGR275W); ancestral locus Anc_5.24); protein product: MDSQTLILKANKVSYYGSSTSGESWRYDWYQPSKISSNVPQPQQQHGSLENNLEKYPFRYKTWLKNQEDEKNLQKDNCEDILNLKQFDRTISKELSNSSHIKGDKSNPSGAPSTNQGSEALSVDDIRGAVGNSEAIPGLSTGVNNEKPEESKDVEMK
- the TAF1 gene encoding histone acetyltransferase (similar to Saccharomyces cerevisiae TAF1 (YGR274C); ancestral locus Anc_5.25), with the protein product MVKQQGPGKTNLTNEDEAYEAIFGGEFGSLEIGSYIGGNEGANTKDYTEHLPDAVDFEDEDELADDDDLPEETDSNLHPSMITMNAYDDNNQNGGIMGIDANSLNLQLPEINDGLSQQFILEDEVGTPATSNALFMGMDANEIHLVTETGVLDGGGANEVRNPQLSIGDVEANNMIVNDGFSIESEILDNKHKKPTKLDLINHEKYLLKKYFPDFEKGKTLKWNKLIYRRLAPYHWHRDASRLKKPFMPLNLKLKIQQDDKRLFNSRTTSYLAPIYQGKNNLPQDNPSASRRGLIQVSIDELFPVRQQQKKRKIIHDEKIISEDLLIATDDWDQEKIIDQDSSSTIISVEASITPNLNASSGFKLKSLVEDVAEDWQWDEDMIIDANLKESKRAELNMNDEKLLLMVENTNSVVQQKQQLGSDNLILPINETIIQHKFNLSNDDKYQILKKTHQTKVRSTISNLNIQHSQPAINLQSPFYKVAVPRYQLRHFHRENFGSHIRPGTKIVFSKLKARKRKRDKGKDVKESFSTSQDLTIGDTAPVYLMEYSEQTPVALSKFGMANKLINYYRKSNEQDTLRPKLPVGETHVLGVQDKSPFWNFGFVEPGHIVPTLYNNMVRAPVFKHDISGTDFLLIKSSGFGISNRFYLRNINHLFTVGQTFPVEEIPGPNSRKVTSMKATRLKMIIYRILNHNHSKAISIDPIAKHFPDQDYGQNRQKVKEFMKYQRDGPEKGLWRLKDDEKLLDNEAVKSLITPEQISQVESMSQGLQFQEDNEAFNFDSKLKSLEENLLLWNITKNFINSTQMRAMIQIHGVGDPTGCGEGFSFLKTSMKGGFVKSGSPPGNNNSAHKKGTSTHSYNVAQQQKAYDEEIAKTWYTHTKSLSISNPFEEMNNPDEINQTNKHVKTERDDKKILKIVRKKRDENGIIQRQTIFIRDPRVIQGYMKIKEQDKEDVNKLLEEDTSKINNIEELEKQKKLLQLELANLEKSQQRRAARQNSKKNNGSTKIENSVGNGNDFPSIADGKTTRNKSKNTTRRCATCGQIGHIRTNKSCPMYSSKDDPVSPK
- the SMKI16G0140 gene encoding uncharacterized protein (similar to Saccharomyces cerevisiae EFG1 (YGR271C-A); ancestral locus Anc_5.30), producing the protein MVDHLSRVNLRSSSLTAPILEAVQEAEPFEEATFSNLQKIHPLTENSTCNGYALYDVDGNLKPMKDTFGRNICTPDNSNPTRARDERPLDTIRGFEYSITKDPRWLQELETFKYGFKARPGFSAINRDSQASVNLSQLEEKVIENQKKEKKNHITWVSRLLCG
- the EFG1 gene encoding Efg1p (similar to Saccharomyces cerevisiae YGR273C and YMR295C; ancestral locus Anc_5.29) codes for the protein MAKFQRKRSKALGSSLEMSQIMDAGANKIKRRIRDLERLLKKKKDILPSTVIIEKERNLQALRLELQNNELKNKIKANAKKYHMVRFFEKKKGLRKYHRLLKKINESGTEDKDLQEKLRATKIELCYVINFPKTEKYIALYPNDTPSTDPKGVELTNIRREQFLKLVAKKMDENALQVSFEEILMGKKLDEDSIGLTLSPKEDHKDESHASSIKDRKELEQVEGQDEKDDFFE
- the SLH1 gene encoding RNA helicase (similar to Saccharomyces cerevisiae SLH1 (YGR271W); ancestral locus Anc_5.31), whose translation is MSTAYSSDSSKSFMIAMQSMIDASQTFQLDRSKICLPDFDNELKKVNNSEKNQKSELTVLSQDRNDWDDIFDEFQNISFVQLQSVIDSYKKENAVAVYKKIGNLIDKASTTLSSNVLLETALQMVYKHQKQELEKELLDFLGTGNIDLVSLLLQHRRIIVATPIETTILLIANAVKSTPDFLTQQDIRDQVLQNAENARNQKLNPAAKIIKYPHVFRKYEAGSTTAMAFAGQKFTLPVGTTRMSYQTHEEIIIPAADQDSTKNYLYTKLLKIGDLDHFCKTVFPYETLNQIQSLVYPVAYKTNENMLICAPTGAGKTDIALLTVINTIKQFSVINGENEVDIQYDDFKVIYVAPLKALAAEIVDKFSKKLAPFNIQVRELTGDMQLTKAEILATQVIVTTPEKWDVVTRKANGDNDLVSKVKLLIIDEVHLLHEDRGSVIETLVARTLRQVESSQSMIRIIGLSATLPNFMDVADFLGVNRQIGMFYFDQSFRPKPLEQQLLGCRGKAGSKQSKENIDKVAYDKLSEMIQRGYQVMVFVHSRKETVKSARGFIKLAEANHEVDFFAPDPVLKDKYSRHLVKNRDKDMKEIFQFGFGIHHAGMARSDRNLTEKMFKDGAIKVLCCTATLAWGVNLPADCVIIKGTQVYDAKKGGFIDLGISDVIQIFGRGGRPGFGSANGTGILCTSSDRLDHYVSLITQQHPIESRFGSKLVDNLNAEISLGSVTNVDEAIEWLGYTYMFVRMRKNPFTYGIDWEEIANDPQLYERRRKMIIVAARRLHALQMIVFDEMSMHFISKDLGRVSSDFYLLNESVEIFNQMCDPRATEADILTMISMSSEFDGIKFREEESKELARLSEESVECQIGSQLDTPQGKANVLLQAYISQSRIFDSALSSDSNYVAQNSVRICRALFLIGVNRRWGKFSNVMLNICKSIEKRLWAFDHPLCQFDLPENIFRRIKDTKPSMDHLLELEPEELGELVHNKRAGSKLYRVLSRFPKINIEAEIFPITTNVMRIHVTLDPNFVWDSRIHGDAQFFWVFVEESDKSQILHFEKFILNRRQLNNEHEMDFMIPLSDPLPPQVIVKILSDTWIGCESTHAISFQHLIRPFNETLQTKLLKLRPLPTSALQNSLIESIYPFKYFNPMQTMTFYTLYNTNENAFIGSPTGSGKTIVAELAIWHAFKTFPGKKIVYIAPMKALVRERVDDWRKKITPVTGDRVVELTGDSLPDPKDVHDATIVITTPEKFDGISRNWQTRKFVQDVSLIIMDEIHLLASDRGPILEMIVSRMNYISSQTKQPVRLLGMSTAVSNAYDMAGWLGVKDHGLYNFPSSVRPVPLKMYIDGFPDNLAFCPLMKTMNKPVFMAIKQHSPDKPALIFVASRRQTRLTALDLIHLCGMEDNPRRFLNIDDEEELQYYLSQITDDTLKLSLQFGIGLHHAGLVQKDRSISHQLFQKNKIQILIATSTLAWGVNLPAHLVIIKGTQFFDAKIEGYRDMDLTDILQMMGRAGRPAYDTTGTAIVYTKESKKMFYKHFLNVGFPVESSLHKVLDDHLGAEITSGSISNKQEALDFLSWTFLFRRAHHNPTYYNIEDDTSTAGVSEHLSSLIDSTLENLQESQCVSLHGNDIVATPFLSISSYYYISHLTIRQLLKQIHDHATFQEIMRWLSLAIEYNELPVRGGEIIMNEEMSQQLRYSVESTFIDEFELPMWDPHVKTFLLLQAHLSRVDLPIADYIQDTVSVLDQSLRILQAYIDVASELGYFHTVLTMIKMMQCIKQGYWYEDDPVTVLPGLQLKRFKDYSFNEQGFMEVSSQKSKKNMLTLEEIGRLGSKKLMSIFNRLTSGMIEDENIKKKFVSVCQRLPVLDTIKFKKQEDNSVLTFYSKHSSNMHNKGFEVYCNKFPKMQKELWFLIGYKGDELLMIKRCQPKKMNKEVVIHCDLFIPEEIRGEELQFALINDALRLRYDLSHKLMS